The Brachionichthys hirsutus isolate HB-005 chromosome 17, CSIRO-AGI_Bhir_v1, whole genome shotgun sequence genome segment ctGTGTTGgggaggaagccccgcccacaactgcagcaacaacaacagtttgatCCTCAAGCTTCCAGGAAGCGTGTTGGACCAGCGCCCGGCGGGGTGTTGTCCTTCTGCTTTAACAGAAAACTCTGGACCGGAACCGCCTGCGGACAGAACCCTCACCTCAATGCCCCGCCCTGCGATGCCGCGCAGCTCCTCCCCTAGCCCATAATATTCCTAAACTGATATTCCCTTTCTTCCTGGCTGTGCGAGTTTACGTTCTTCATGCAGATTCTGGGATCAACAGAATGAACTGGGTCTAGTTTAAGGAGGAGGGGCGATTTCTAACGCAGCTCATTGGCTGATGTGGGGGTCGAGCAGCgactgcagccaatcagcatcgaCCTGTGAGGTCACGCCTGCTCCTGATTGATCTGATCCTTGCTGCTGTTAAacaaacatctgtgttttaatgATCGCAATGGAGAGAACGTGAAACTGGCTTTGATGATATTTTGCATTGGAAATACACAGAATATTAAAACAAGCCGGAATGTTTCGGCTCTGGCTTTGTAGTTTAACGCGGGGGTCACCGGGTCACCCGGATACCAGTTTAAAGACACAAGAGGCAGGAAGCAGACGTGATTGGATGATATTTATTCTTGTGAGAACAGACGGAGGAGCGGCGTCAAGCCGGACTTCAACAcggtcacatggggggggggggacagtaaCAGTGGCGGGCCGGGGGCCAGCAGGGGGCCGTCAGCCGCTCCATAAAGTGCAGCTgccacacacaacagcaggacCGACCGATGAAGCTAAGCTAAAAGGGATGCCTGTTCACAGTaggggttaccatggtaaccgagCTTTATGGACTCACGTTTATGGGGCAGGGCCCCGCCTATAATCATTCAAGCGTCTCTAAAATCGTTGCACCTCCCAAACGCGGATGCTTTCCTGTgataaaatgccccccccctccggttgGTTCGGCCGCCACAGTggaaccggaggggggggggctcagagccTCTACTGGACCTGGGTGACGGCCTCGTGGATGGACTGGGCCACGTAGTCGATGTTCTTGGAGGTCAGGCCGCACATGTTGATGCGGCCGCTGGTCATCAGGTAGACGTGCTTCTCCCGGATCATGAACGCCACCTGTTGGGCTGCCggacacacgacacgatgaccGTCAGACGGCGTTCGGCTCCTCGGCCGGGACGGCGTCTCCACGGTTACCACTCACGGTTCAGGCCGGTGAAGCTGAACATGCCGATCTGCTGGGTGATGTGGTCCCAGGTCCCCGGGGTCCCCAGAGCCTGCAGCTTGGTCTGCAGCTGCGCCCTCATCAGCAGGACCCGGTCCGCCATGGTCTTCACGTTACCCTTCCTGtggaaccggggggggggggggggggggggtcagctgacTGTCAGCGGTTGCTCGGCGACCCGACTGGAACGTACCATTCTGCAAACAGCGCCGGGCTGTTGAGGGTCCTGCTGACGATGCGCGCCCCCTGAGACGGCGGGTTGGACCAGGTCGTCCTGACAATCTTCTCCATCTGGGACTGGATGCGGGTCAAGTTCTCGTTGTCCCGGGCAACCACAGTCAGATTACCGACTCTCTCATCTGGAAACAGACGGAGGACGATGTGGGCTTAGATCCCCCTCCTGGCTGatatttgtgtttccatggcaaccaccCGTTTTTCTGAAGCACATCTTGAAAGCTTTTTGTCCGTTTTAGTTTTGATTGTTTATTTCTAAGCGCTCAAATGTGGCGTCTCTGGAAACACGAGCCGCTTCCAGAACCTCCTCACGGGTCTGGACTCACTGTAGAGGCCGAAGTTCTTGGAGAAGGACTGCGCCACAAACATCTCGAAGCCGCGGGAGACGAAGTAGCGGATGGCCCAGGCGTCCTTCTCCAGGCTGCCGGAGGCGAAACCCTGGTAGGCGGAGTCAAAGAACACAAACAGGTTcctcctctggaggaggagccaaccTTCGTCAGGACTCTCAGAACTCCTACCCAGCATGCTAAcaccgctgctaagctagctgaCTCACCTGCATCACCTCGGCGACCTGCTTCCACTCGTCCGGCGTCGGGTCGGTGCCGGTGGGGTTGTGGGCGCACGCGTGGAGGACGAAGACGGAACGTTCTGGAGCTTTCTGGAAAGACGGGAAGAGTCTGATCGAACCTGATCGccgtgtgatgtcatcaggacgGATCACCGATCAATACACGATCACGTGTGCGTGACTCGTacctccaggtcctgcaggagCCCGGCGAGGTCCAGCCCCCGTTTAGCAGCGTCCCAGTAGTGGTAGGGACGGATGTCCTTGAAGCCGGCGTCGGCAAACACGCCATTGTGGTTctctgggaggaagaggaggaagaggagcaacgTTCAGGAGCCCAGATCTCTGCTGGGAAGGTTCAGGGTTTACTGACCCCAGGTGGGCGCCGAAACGTAGATGGGCGTCGCCGTGTTGTTGACGCCGTTGTACCAACGCCGCAGGAACTCCGCCCCCAACTTCAATGCTCCTGTCCCCCCCAGAGACTGGACCCCCCCAACCTGAGAGACGAGACAGGAGGGTAAGAGCAGGTTGGGAGGAATGGACTCGAATGGCGTCTCACCCTGTCCTCTCCGAAGGCGGGGCAGTCGTCCCCCAGGGCGACCTTGGCGGCGGCGGAGCGGAACTCGGGCAGGCCGAGGATGGGCAGGTACTCGTGGTTCAGGCTCTCGTCCCGCAcaagcagctcctccaccttcttcacCACCGGCAGCACCCAGGGCTGGCAGTCGTCCGTACGGTAAGCTGGAAGGGACACGAGCCGCAAAGCTTCATCGGCGGCGACgggacagcagggggcgccaccCTGCAGCGGCGTCCTGCGTGGCGGCGGCGCCTCAAACCTCGGCTGGAGCGTCTAAAAcgcgtttaaaaacaaacacagacgggAACTAGAAGCCGAAACGCACGACACGGAAGACGTGGGGACGTCCTCGCCCGTTTGAACCGCGTGACACGGAAGACGTGGGGACGTCCTCGCCCGTTTGAACCGCTTGACACGGAAGACGTGGGGACGTCCTCGCCCGTTTAAACCGCGTGACACGGAAGACGTGGGGACGTCCTCGCCCGTTTGAACCGCGTGACACGGAAGACGTGGGGACGTCCTCGCCCGTTTGAACCGCGTGACACGGAAGACGTGGGGACGTCCTCGCCCGTTTGAACCGCGTGAGATGGAAGACGTGGGGACGTCCTCGCCCGTTTGAACCGCGTGACACGGAATACGTGGGGACGTCCTCGCCCGTTTGAATCGCGTGAGACGGAAGACGTGGGGACGTCCTCGCCTGTTTGTCGAGCGTCTCAGCAAACAGGGCGTCGTCTGGTTAAACTGGCGTCAGGAAGACGACGCCTGAGGGGGGAGTATTCCATCGCTGGTCAGACTGGTTTGAACTCAAAGGGGGCGGAGTTTAGACTTCAGGAGACGACTTGTTTACTTCGGTTTGTTTACGTCGAAACGTGaaacaaaatgtcttctttaaccTTCGAGGGtgataaacaaaagaaaacaaggtCAAAGACAGTCAGAGGACAGCACGATCGATCAATCAGGGCTATCGGTACTGCTACTCCCCTGTCCACAGGGATCAATACATGGACGGACGATAAGACAGACCGCACGGTGCGTGAACTAACGGGCTCCGACGTCACGACTAACGGGCCTCTCCTTCGAGAGTCACCGCGACGACGGtataatcaataataaaccgTGACGGGACGAGCTTCCTAAGAAGCGTTCGCGATGACGTAAGCGTCCGCTAGCGTCCACACGGACGGACGCTGTAGGTCATGCTAGGTTCGCTGCTAGCCTGTCCCAAAGGTCAGTTCAAGGTGCCTCTGACGTCAACGAGCAACGGCGAGCTAACAGCGCGTTAACACAGACGCGTGCACGGAGCTGGCACGCGGCGACGTGCACGCGGCTGACCCGCTACCGGACACCCGGCtgagcgttagcgttagcattagcctccAGGGACCCTCGCTTACCTCCGACTCCCAGGTTGACCTTCTGCGGGTGGGCGTCCTCTCTGAAGTCAGCGGTCAGCTTGAAGACCGCCACCGGGGGGGCCAGCGGGACATCGCTGAAGACGGACATGCTTCACggggggaggacagagagaaACGGCGCTCAGGAACCGTGGGATCACCTTCACTCCACCTCCTCAACGCCCCCCGTCAGGCAGCCAATAGGAAGCCACGTTACCCGGAGGTCTCCctgaaacagccaatcacagcgcaggAAATGAAGAGTTCATGACTCATGGAGCTTTATCCGAAAGACCGGATCCTTTGTTTGTTCACTTTAAAGTTTTAATGTCTAAACTGACTCATGAGGATGTGAAGAAAATTACACATTTAAAGAAACATCAGTTATTTTTATCGTTATTTTCCATGTAAACTGACACCAAACTATTAAAATTGGTGCAGAGTTCAAACGATGAAACGGCTTGATATTGATCTATATTTTATGTGTGATCAATATCTCTCAGCCAGTGTTGTCTCGGTACGAATGACGTCACAATAACCCGGCACGTCCCCGGTGTAAACACGAATGATAAGCGGCGGGTGGGTCGACCGAACATCCAGGGCAGAAGCAGGGATCCGCCACAAGATGGCGCCATGACCCAGCAGAACAGCGAAAGAACAGTGGACCCTGCGGTCTGCTTGGAACGTTcgagcttcatcttcctccaggATATCCTGATCCTTGATGGAATCCATCTGGGTCCACCAGGGTTCTATCGGACCAGGAAGCAAGGCAGCTCCAGAACCTCACCAAGCCCCCACCCGGCCTCCTAGGGAGGGTGGATCCATCAGCACCATCTCCCTCCAGTACCGCTGATCCAGTGGAACCAGGAGGTCCAGTTTGGATTCATGCTAAAATCAATGCTAAGCTAATACTGCACTGAAgctctgcacgcacacacacacacacacgcacacacacacacactcggtaGGTGGTTTGCCTTTTCCCTCATCCCTCCATTGACTCTGCAGGtgtgctcctctcctctggccTCCtattcctcttctctcctcctcttcctcaccgccTCTCCTGTCTTTGATCTGAAGTGTCTGATGAATGTCttaggctccgcctcctcttccagcAGCTGAAGTacctgtttctgtgtcagtgAAGTGTGACTatctctcacacagacacactcgtTCATATCCCGTCCCGGGGCGGTCCCTCGCATCagagagccacaaacacacgCCGTGGCTGTTCCACagccctcctgctgctcctcctcctcctctggtccTCCACCGCTTCCGTTCTGCTTTCCCTCTCCAGAAACAATCCGGTGTCGGATTTCAAAGGGGCGAGGGGCCAATGCTCCTGGACGCAGCTGATCGACTCAATTTGTCGACGTGATGGACGTCTTGCGGCCTCggctcctgtcctcctgtcctcctgtcctcctgctgACTGGAGgcgacaggaggacaggaggacaggaggacaggggCCTTCAAGGGATTTATCAGGAGGAGAACAAGACAGGAAAAAGTTTACGACCAAACCTTCATCTGCAGGATGGAAAAGAAGATAATTCAATATCAAAACACGCCCGTTGTTCCTCGAACgggagaaaagagaggattTAGGGTTCTACTTTATTAGACATCTGGAAGctgctttttttattgtccAGGTTTTAGTTTGCTTTAAAGATTTCAATGggaaaaatatgtaaatatgaataaatatactCTAAATGATAAATCTGACTAAAAGTGCAGCATGTCTGAAATGtattaaagtaaatataatCAAGCACAAACGTTTGTCTTAAAACAATCCTGACTGACTGAATTAATGCAGTTCATCATCCTGCAAACAATCAAAACAGCTGAAAATTACAATCATTTCCTTCTGCACTTGAACGCACCGGCgcagtgaggatgaggatgaggatgaggattaGTGAAAAGTGATCATCAGATTTCCTCCAGCCGGAACAAGACGAGTTGTTGCGGCTGCTTTCCTTCGGTCATCGCCTGACCCAAGgccgcgtgtgtgtgagggtgtgtgtgagtgtgagggtgtgtgtgtgtgtgcgtgtgtgtgagcgtgtgagtgtgtgtgtgtgtgtgagcatgtgagCGTGTGCCAGGAGGGATCCGAACATCTGCGTGAACAGCAGGGGAGGTTCAGGGACCAGTTCagaacactcacacacacacacacacacacacacacacacacactcacactctcacacacacacacacacacacacacacacacacacacacacacacacacacggcgtggTTGCTGAGGGAGTCTCATCTCTTCCTCCTGAACTTGTCAGGGTGGCCATCTTaaacgttggggggggggggtcctccacGTCCGTGTGGAGCCTGGAGGTGATCCGTGTCGTTGCGCACACGTCAACAAACTGAACCATGTCGGGAGTGGTGGAGGTCGGAGGTCAAAGTGGGCGGGGACTGTTGACTGACGCCCTCTAGCAGCACCATTGTTCAAACGGACTTGTTGGGTCTGGAGGGGTGGAGCCTGTACCTCAATAAGCTACATTAGTGGAAGTAGGAGCCTGATCCATACCCGGTTCAGAAGGTGGCGGTAACGCCCTCCGTaaaggtgaagaagaagaagaaggatgaggcagggtctttgtgtgtgtcctcgtgtgtgttttattggaCCGTTTGGCGTCCGCCGGCGTTTCTCAGCCCAAAGCAGCGTCTAAAAGCTCCATTCTTTATTTCCAGCGGCGGCGCGGGATGGAGGCGCCgaaccgccgccgccgctaacaGCTTGTCATTTTGACCACGGAGAGCAACAGCCCGAGTCCATCGCTCTGAACGCTGTTTACTGCCTGAAGGTCGCCGGAAGGTCACCGGGCCTCGTCCCACCGAGGGCACGCAGTCAAACGCCTCCCACACGGCGAGTCATCGCCGCCGTTGCGTCGAGTCGGAGCATCGGATCGCTTTAATCAATCACGTAAACTGGTGTGAAGCAGGACGCAGGACCGATCCATCATCACTCGCCGTCTCGGCTAATCACGCGCGTTGCATTGTGCAGCCGTGAGGAAACGTGGGCGTGTCTAAGCGCCGCTGCAGCGCCATCAATCAGAGCAAAGATGGCGTCTATAGATAGATTTGTGTAAACGGGTTGTTAGAACACGCAGATACTCACAGATACACAAGAAAACTTCCCCTCGCATGAGTAATGGCCGCTCCACAATAGCTCCAATAATAGTTTCCCATGTCTTCGCCGATGACAGCGGCGACCCCTCCCTGACCTTTCGGTTCTGGTAgcggggcggggtgggggggggggggtgagaaagaatcgtttacataaataaaacgtAAAAGGGgaaatatttgtaatataaGGAGCGGCTACATCACTATCAGATAAACCTCCGAAATCGCCCGcccaagccccgcctcctcaaCAACACTTAGTTGAAGCCCATAGATAACAGTAAACTCCATCTTTGAGACCATAAATCATCAATTCTGACTGagattaaattacatttgaataaaGCGGGTTGAGTGAACGTCTATggtaactctgtgtgtgtgtgtgtgtggggggcgcCAATCGGCACGGCAGCCATCTTGAATGCCACACCTGCCGGCTGCGTGCTTTGGGCCGATCCCGGGGGGACCCTGCGGTTTTCcacatcctgcagcagctgagcccccccccccccccccccacacacacacacacacacacaccggtgcTCCGAGCTCCGGGTCCATCAGATGGGAGGAGAATGACCATGTGAAGTCCTGTTGGGTCTAAgtgaggggtcagaggtcaggttgGTTGGGGTCGGTTCTATCTGTGGAACCGATGGACCTTAAACGGGTCCGACGCTCACAGGCTCGGTGCAGAACCAATCATCCAATCAGAGCGTGTTCCtgagaatgacatcatcagaccaGACTCATTTAATccctcatgcacacacaggcacgTCTCACAACACCGGCATCAGTGGAGCAATGAAACGCGACTCCGGGCGCCGCATACCGCCACGCGAGAGCGTCTGAACATGGCCGACACTTCCTGACATTCCTGTCGCCGTTCAGATGCATCCAAGGAACGCCGTCGTGATTCCAGCTCTGTGATCTCCCAACCGCCAAACACACGAGCACAAAGCCGGGGACAGGCCCGAGCAGGAGGCGCTGCcgagggctgtgtgtgtgtgtggggaatgTGTgcattaagccccgcccactgcaCACTAACAAACATGTCAATCAAcccgtcgtgtgtgtgtgtccttaccTCTGTGATTACACCTGCAGATACATTAGCAGGTTTAATCCAGCACAGGTCAACGAGGTCAAACAGAACACAACAATAGTGtgtaaacacagacacacagacacacacacacacacacacacacacacactcattttctCCCAGCTCGCAGTTCTGTAAAGATGTTCTGATCCGGTTCGCTCCATAGTGATTTACTGCATGTGAGGCTCCAGAATCTTCATCAGTGacacgaaggaggaggaggagggaagacaTGAACCTGACGATGAAGATgtttcagaggaggaagaggaggaagcccATTAGTATCCTTCCTCTACTAAAAATCATCCTGaccagaaaaacaacattttattttgtgaaatagTTGAGATCAATAAATAACCGGAAGTATTTGTCATAATAAATGTGTAATTAAGGGGCGGAGCCTTCACTTTCTTTAGCCCGAATAATTATTTTGGATGATTAAACCTCCTGAATTTGTTTTCAGCGGGTTTTACTGCCCGTTTGCGCGCCTGGAAGTGAAAGTGAAAGCTAATGGCAGGAAGCTCCGTTGCGGAGCTGCGTAAACATCCTCCAGCCCTCCGCCCTGCTGTCATCCCACGGGTGTAAGGATGACGGACTCCCGCGCAGCGGCGGTGCAGGGGGCCCCTGACCCCCTTCTCTTCCGGAGCCTTCCTAGCTATACGCCTCTGGGGGGCGAAGTGATCTATTGTCGGTGTCCGTCCGGGAGAAGACCGGAGCCGCCTGAGCGCGGCGCTCCGGAGGGCCGTGTTTAGGCTGCTCCAGGAAACAGGCCCTTCCTCCGCCTAAACACGCGGAGCCGCCCGGGGGTCGCTGCACCGCGGGCGGGTCAGCGTAAACGCGCACGGTGTGGAGTTTACGCGCAAAAGTCACTTTGCACCTCGTGCGTAAACCTGTGCGTAAAAGCGAGACGGACTGAAATCCTCACAGACTAGATTTGTTCCAGTGTAATAAGTCACTTCTATAATGCGTATATcgaaacaaatgtatttttataaatattttaaataaattaaaaccagAAATGTCACTTTTCCGAAGCGGCACACGTGACGAGCTGCTCGCGTCTCGCGTTCGAATCTTTCTGTTCATTCATCAGGCCTGACAGAGGTCGTGCGTGTGAGTGGGAACTCTCTCCGCGTTTTCTGAACAAGTGAGTTCCTGCAAgacattcggggggggggggggggggtccttcccCACcgagccccccgcccccttaaAACGGCAGATTATAATAGTAAAAACACGTGGAGGGAGGCCAGAGGAAAAACGTTTAGCATTATCATCAAAGATAAAGAAGCGTTTCCCTTTTTGGTGTTAAAGATAAATGAAAATGCGTTTTCTTGGGTTGAACtcacatttcatgtttttagtAAAATGATATTGGAGGTAAATGTTTCCCGTAACTCGTCTGTAGCAATAAAATCAAAGTAACGTGTAAATAAAGAGTTTCGTGTTAAATGAAGacggtttggggggggggggggggtctgggccCTCCGTTCCTTCCGGCTCCAGCTTTGGTGTTATTTTCACTCAgtgctgcaaaaataaaaaataaaggctAGCATTAACGGACAGAACGACCCGCGGTTGCTCTTCGTCCGGTGTCCGCCGTGAGACGCTCCAGAAAAGGATCCCAACTCCCGGCCAGAGGAGCCGGGACGGGCCCGGGCCTGGCAGAGCCCCGCCCGGTGATCGATGGCTGGAACCCTCGGCAGGTTGTAAAGCAGCCAGGCTGAGCGCTGTTTAGGAGATAGAGAGCTGATAAAGaagacggggagggggggctctaATGGTGCGGGAGGGGGGGTCTGGACTGTCTGCGCCGTGATGGAGTGTCTGTCTCCACCCTGGAGGCACTAATGCCCCCCAGTTTAtacacagacaggcaggcttGTTCTCAGAGTAAACGGGGAAATTAGTCATCATAAAAAACTCAGAGGCGAGAACCTTCAAAGCCCGTTTAGGCTTTCATTCCTTTGATTTCATCAAATTAGTCCAGCGAGCCTGTCTGCTCGAGTTAGGAAGCAACAGCATAAACCAGAGCTCCGCGTTTCCTCCGCAGGACGAACAATGGAGGGTCGGTGCCGTGCGTGCGTGGCGGCTCCCGCGCCCCGCGCCCCGCTCCGCCCTCCTTCACGCGCATCCATCAccgcctcctctcctgtcctcggGAGCGTTTACACGAACCTCCCGTCCTCGTGCTCGGACATCATTTACTTTATTTGCGTGGCGGGAAAACCCGCTCTCGCTTCATTTCCCACATAAATCAGGAATTCCTGCCGGTAAAGACGGTCGTTTGTCAGCGGAGTCTGGCGGACCGGGCGACAGACAACGAGAAACAGAAGTCCCATTAGGTAAACCGTGCAACGCCGGACGGCTTCGTAAACACGCGCGCTTGCGTCACGCGGTTGGGCTCGGGAGatatagagccccccccccccgtaaggACTCCACGGCAGCAGCAGGCCTGGCGTTCGAACCCGCAGCACGGGCCCGACTTTACTCATTAATGCTGAACGGAAAGAATGACGTCACAGATTATTAAAGCTTGATTTCATTTAAGGAGTATTTTGGACGGCGCGTGCACGCTGGCTCTGTCCCGCGCGGCGGACGTGCACGTTACGGATCACCGAGTTTCCGTCTTCCCACTTGGCTTAATGGAGCTATTACTGGCTGGAGGCCTCTGCTAtctaaacacacgcacgcacgcgtcACTGCGCACCGTGCACGAGAAGGCTTTAAACCGCAGGCGCAGAGACGCGCGAACTTTACGCGCAGCTTTTAGACAATCTGTCAAAGATTTATTTACGTGCATTTTTGCTCGTGCATGGGaaattatttatgtatattgagtttatcaataattaattaaatgaggaataaaatcaaatattccaCATTAAAGGGGATTTGGTTTTCAGCTTTCAGACACGTGGAATAAATATCTTTcgaatttaaatgtttttaacgaACTGAGCGCGCGAGGAAAGACCAATAAAGTTTCTGTCGATATTCTGCTGCGTCCTAATCAAAGAAATAATTAAAGaaacaaatgtattaaataataaaatagttTCTGTTAGCAGAAAACGCGTTTAAATTAATGAAatcattt includes the following:
- the got1 gene encoding aspartate aminotransferase, cytoplasmic encodes the protein MSVFSDVPLAPPVAVFKLTADFREDAHPQKVNLGVGAYRTDDCQPWVLPVVKKVEELLVRDESLNHEYLPILGLPEFRSAAAKVALGDDCPAFGEDRVGGVQSLGGTGALKLGAEFLRRWYNGVNNTATPIYVSAPTWENHNGVFADAGFKDIRPYHYWDAAKRGLDLAGLLQDLEKAPERSVFVLHACAHNPTGTDPTPDEWKQVAEVMQRRNLFVFFDSAYQGFASGSLEKDAWAIRYFVSRGFEMFVAQSFSKNFGLYNERVGNLTVVARDNENLTRIQSQMEKIVRTTWSNPPSQGARIVSRTLNSPALFAEWKGNVKTMADRVLLMRAQLQTKLQALGTPGTWDHITQQIGMFSFTGLNPQQVAFMIREKHVYLMTSGRINMCGLTSKNIDYVAQSIHEAVTQVQ